TCGTCTCAGGCGCAAGGAAGGGGACGCACCAGGCGACCGTGTTGTCGATGCCGGAGCCGCCGCCGACAAGGGCGTTGCGGAAGAGGTCCTCGTCGAGCAGCCGCTCGACCGTGACGCCCACGCTCACCGGCGGTCCATGCCCCGGGCACCTCGCCCGTCCACAGCGCGTGGGACACCTGCGTCTCGAACGTTGTCACCCATGGGCCCACCGTAGCGAACGGCGGGGGCTGCACGGCGCGACGCCGCAAGGCAGTCCCGCGGCGCTATCCGAGCAGCTTCCCGTACTCCTCCGGATCGGTCGTGTGGGCGCCGAGGTGGAACGCCTCGCTCTTGCCGGTGCCGTGATAGTCGCTGGAGCCTGTCGTCACGAGGTCGAGATCGGCGGCGATCCGGCGCAGGCCGCGTCGCGCCTCCTCGTCGTGGTCGTTGTGGTCGACCTCGATGCCGTCGAGACCCGCCTCAGCCAGGGTCTCGAACGCGTCGGCGGTCAGCACCTTGTCGCTGCCTCGCGACCACGGGTGGGCCACGACGGCCTTGCCCCCGGCGGCCTTCAGCAGCCGGACCGCCTCGATCAGAGGCGCGGCGTACCGCTCCACGTGCGCCTTGCCGCCGGAGTTGAGCCAGCCCCGGAACGCCTCGTCGCGGTGAGCGATGTAGCCCTTCGCGACCATGGCGTCGGCGATGTGCGGGCGCCCGGAGGCCGCGGCGTCGACCGACTGCGCGGCGACGTCGGCCATCGTGATGTCGATCCCGTGCTCGGCCAGCCTGGCGAGCATCTGCGGCAGGCGCTGCTCACGCCCGCCCAGCACCCGGTCCAGCTCGGCGAGCAGCGGGACGTCGGTGGGGTCGAACTCGTAGCCGAGCAGGTGCACGCTCTCCCCGTGGAACCAGGTCGAGACCTCGATGCCGCGCACGACGTGGAGGCCGATCGACTCCCCCGCCTCCACCGCGTCGTCCCAACCGGTGGTGGCGTCGTGGTCGGTGAGCGCCACGACGTCCAGGCCTGCCGCCTTGGCGTTGGCGACGAGCTCTGCGGGGCTGTCGGTGCCGTCCGAACGGTTCGAGTGGGTGTGGAGGTCGATGCGCACGGCGTCAGGCTATCGGCTCCGACCGGCGCTCACCCGAGACGACCGATGTACTCCTCGGTGACCTTGCGCGCCAGCGCCTCGGCGTCGCCGGCCCGCTCCTCGGCGTCGAGCACCGACGCGACGACCTGCAGCGTCGTGTTGCCGTTCCAAAGATGCATGGCGACGCGGACGACCGGCCCCGAGTCGGTGTGGCCCTGCGGATTGGTCAGCACCTCCTCGCGCCGCCCGACGTAGCCCTGCCACCCGCCCATCGTCAGGTCGTCGATGGTGCCCACACCCTTCGAGCCGAAGGAGTAGGACGTCTCCGAGGTGTTCTCGCCCTTGGTCGCGAAGTTGCCGACGAAGGGCTCCTCCTTCGCGCGACCCTCTGCCACGGCCCGCTCGGCGGCAGAGGGGTCCTTCCAGGCCTCCGCCGTCACCTGCAGGTCCTCCGGCAGGACGTAGGCGCCGTAACGCTTCTTGACCTGCTCGCCGGTGAGCGACGGCTCGAGCTCCACGCCCACGCTCACCCTGTTCCGGTGCGCCCGGCAGAACGCCTCCCCGGGACACGCGAAGACCTTCTTGTCCCCTCCCGGGACCTGGTTCGTGCGCGGCAGTGCGGCCTCCAGCTCGGCCACGGTGCGGACGGCCGGGGCGATGGTCGTGGCCGCCTTCTTCGGCGTCCCCGCGTCCGAGGACGAGCCGCCGCAGCCCGCGAGCGCCATGAGCACTGCGGCGAGAGCGGCGACGAGGCGGGTCACGGCTGGACGTTCCACCGACGGACCACGGGAGTGCCGCGGTCCACTCCCAGCACCGAGATCGTCGAGGTGTCGAGCGCGAAGTGGCGCCCCTCGGCGACGTCGACCTCCAGCCAGCGGGCCGCCAGCGCCCGCAGGGAGTGGCCGTGCGCGAAGACGAGCGTCTTGCCGTGCGCCGCACGTGCCCGGGCGACGACCCGGTCGAGGCGCTCGGCGACCTCGGCGGCGCTCTCGCCGTTCGGGCTCGGGTGGGACCAGACGGACCAACCGGGCACGGACTCCTGGATCTCCGGCGTCGTCAGGCCCTCGTAGTCTCCGTACGCCCACTCCGCGAGGTCCTCGTCGGGCTCGGCGTCGGGGAAGCCGGCCAGCTCAGCGGTACGCCGCGCGCGCTGGCGCGGGCTGGTCAGCACCTGCGCGAAGTCGAACTCGGCGAGCACCGGCGCGAGCGTCCGCGCACCGGCCTCCCCGACCGGCGTGAGCGGCAGGTCGGTCGTGGAGGTGTGCTGACCGCTGCGGCTCCACTCGGTCTCACCGTGGCGCACCAGCCAGAGCTGGTCCTCGAGGTCGGCCGGCGAGCTCATCGCGGCACGAGCGCCCAGTAGTCGAGGTCCAGCAGGACCCCGGGTGCGTACTTGCCGTCCTCGCCGCGCAGGGTCATGGTCGAGTCACGCCCCTTGGTCGCGACCAGTCGCAGCCGCAGGGCTCCGACGCCGGGCGCGGAGGTGTCGGCCTTGTCCAGCACCTCCGACCACGCGTAGACCGTGTCGCCCGCGAGCGCCGGCGCAGTGTGCGCCCCGGCGTTGATCGCGGCGATGAGCTGGGCGTTGGCCAGGCCGTTGAACGACAGCGCCCGGGCCATCGAGATGATGTGTCCGCCGTACACCAGACGGGTGCCGTCAGGCCGTGCCTCCGTGCTGAAGTGGACCTTCGCGGTGTTCTGCCACAGCCGGGTCGCGAGCATGTGCTCGGGATCGGTCAGGGTCACACCGTCGACGTGGTCGATCGTCTCGCCGACCTCGTAGTCGTCGAAGCGGTGCGTCTCGCCGGCCGCGGCGAAGTCGTACGCGCTGAAGTCGAGTCCCTCGGGGATGACGAGATCGGCGGGGTCGACCGCGGGCGCGAGCTCGGGGACGACCGTCTCCGGCGCGGGGGCAGCGGCGTCACGCTTGTGCACCATGACCCACCGGGCCCAGTCGAGCGCGACCTCCCCACGCTGGTTGGTCGCGGTGGACCGCACGTAGACGACGCCGGTCCTGCCGTTGGAGTTCTCCTTGAGACCGATCACCTCCGAGGAGGTGCGCAGCGTGTCGCCGGGAACGACCGGACGGTGGAACCGGCACTCGGCGTAGCCGAGGTTCGCGACCGCGTTGAGCGAGACGTCCGGGACGGTCTTCCCGAACGCGATGTGGAACGCGATGAGCTCCTCCACCGGGGCCGGGGACAGGCCGACGGACGCGGCGAACTCCGCCGAGGAGGCGACCGCGAACCTCGTCGGGTAGAGCGCGCCGTACATCGCCCGGTCGCCCTCGGTGACGGTGCGGGGCGTCGCGTGCTCGAGCACCTGCCCGACCTTGAAGTCCTCGAAGAAGTTGCCGGCGTTGGTCTTGGTGGTCATTGCGGAGACGCTCCTGGGTGCGGGATCAGGCGAACGGGTTCGCAGTGTTGCCGGGCATCTTGGCGAGCAGCGCCTGGCCGGCGGACAGGTGCTTGTGCTCGACGAGGATCTCGTACTTCGTGGCGACGACCTTCTGGACCGAGCTGAAGTCGCGCTGCCCGCGCGTCGCGGCGTAGCCGAGGCCACCGGAGATCAGGCCGAAGACGATGCCGAACGCGATGCCGCCGAGGATCGTCGCGACGGCCGAGCTGCCCTCGGCGAACAGGCTGAGGACCAGGCCGATGAGCAGCCCGAGCCAGGCGCCGGACGCGGCGCCCGCGGAGAGCACGCGCCCCCAGGTCAGCCGCCCCGTCACCCGCTCGACCTGGCGCAGCTCCGTGCCGACGATCAGCACGTTCTCCACCGGGAAGTCCTCGTCCGACAGGTAGTCGACGGCCTTCTGCGCGTCGGCGTACTTGTCGTAGATCCCGAGGGACTGTGGGTACTCCAGCGAGAAGATCTCGGCCATGGTTGCCTCCAGAGGCGAAGTCGTCGTGAAGGCTACAGCTTGTAGTCCTTCAGGAGTGCTCGGCCGATGATCATCTTCTGGATGTCGGACGTGCCTTCACCAATGAGCATGAACGCGGCCTCGCGGTAGAGGCGCTCGATCTCGTACTCCTTGGAGTAACCGTAGCCGCCATGGATGCGGAACGAGTCCTGCACGACCTCGTTGCAGTACTCCGAGGCGATCATCTTGGCCATGCCGGCCTCGACGTCGTTGCGCTTGCCGGCGTCCTTGAGGCGGGCGGCCTTGACGACCATGGCGTGGGCCGTCTCGACCTTGGTGCCCATCTCGGCCAGGCGGAACAAGATCGCCTGGTGCTGCGCGATGGGCTTGCCGAACGTCTCACGCTGTTGCGCGTACGCGATGCCGAGCTCGAACGCGCGGTTCGCGATGCCGACGGCGCGGGCGCCGACGTTGACGCGACCCACCTCGACGCCGTCCATCATCTGGTAGAAGCCCTTGCCGGGGACGCCGCCGAGGATCTGGTCCGCGGAGCTCTTGTGCTTCTCCAGGATCATCTCGGTCGTGTCGATGCCCTTGTAGCCCATCTTGTCGATCTTGCCCGGGATCGTGATGCCCTGGGCCGTCTCGCCGAAGCCGGCTTCCTTCTCGATCAGGAACGTCGTCATGTTCTTGTAGACGCTGTCCTCGCCCTCGTCGGTCTTGACCAGGACCGCGACGAGCGTGGACGAGCCACCGTTGGTCAGCCACATCTTCTGGCCGGTGATCTCGTAGCCACCGTCGTCGAGCTTGGTCGCCTTGGTCGAGATCGCCGAGACGTCCGAGCCCAGCGACGGCTCGCTCATGGAGAACGCTCCCCGGACCTCCCCGGTGGCCATCTTGGGCAAGTACTTGGCCTTCTGCTCGTCCGTGCCGTGCTGCATCAGCAGGTACGCCACGATGAAGTGCGTGTTGATGACGCCCGAGACGCTCATCCAGCCGCGCGCGATCTCCTCGACCACCAGGGCGTACGTCAGCAGGCTCTCACCCAGTCCACCGAACTCCTCGGGGATCATCAGGCCGAAGATGCCGAGCTCCTTGAGGCCCTCGACGATGTCGGTGGGGTACTCGTCCTTGTGCTCCAGGTCGGTCGCGACCGGGATGATCTCCTTCTCGACGAACTGCCGGACGAGCTTGAGGATCTCCTGCTGATCCTCGGTGAGACCTTCGGTGCTGACCAGACGACCCATCGTGGGGGCTCCCTACGGTTGCTGCGGCGATGACCCGCTGACTGTACCGACAGCGCGGCGCGTCGTCGCGGGGTCGGCCAAGTGACGTGGGCCACCCCTCACTCGGCCAGGACGACCTCCGGCGGCGTGCGCCGCGTGACCACCACGACCAGCCCGACCAGGATGAGTCCCAGGCCGGCGTACACCCCCAGCGGCGGGGTCTGGTCGAGGAAGATGCCGGCCAGCACCGCCGCGCCCGGCACCTCGAGCAGCAACAGGAGGGAGATGAGGCCGGGGCTCATGACCGCCAGCAGGTGGTTGAGGACCGAGTGGCCGAGCAGCTGCGCGCAGATCGTGACCCCGATGATCGCGAGCCACGTGCGTCCGCTGAAGTCGATCATCTCGACCTGCGCCACCAGGGCTCCGACGGCGAGCGCCACCGCGCAGATGCCGTAGCAGGCGAACGTGTAGGCCGAGGTCGAGATGGTCTCGCGCACCCGGCTGCCGGCCATCAGGTACAGCGCCGCGGTCAGACCGCCCAGGAGCGCGAGCAGGTCGCCGATGAGGGCCCGCGCGGACAGTGAGAAGTCGACGCCGGTGATGACGAGCACGCCCACGACCGCCACGCCGATGCCCACCACGACCGCCGGCTTGGCGACGTCCCCCCGCAGACGGTCGATGATCACGACGAAGACGACCTGCATGCTGACCATCGCGGTGGCCGCCGCGACGGACGTCATCTTCAAGGAGCTGCACCACGTCGCGAAGTGCGCCGCGAGCATGAGACCGGCGAAGCCGACCGTCCGCCAGCCGTCGCGGCCGAGACCGGCGAGCTCGTGCCGAACCGGCACCGCGAACGGGGCGACCGCGAGCGTCCCGAGCGCGTTGCGCCAGAACGCGATCGCCAGCGCCGGGGCGGCCGCTCCTGCCATGAGGGGCCCCGATGCCGAGACCCCGAGGATGGCGACGACGGCGAGGAGGGCGTTCACCGGGCCAGTCTGCCGTGCCGCTCCGCGCTCGGCCCGCCGACCACCCCCGGCCCGCACGCGTCGTGATCAGCCGAGCGCGACGGGCAGCAGGCCCCGGGGCGTGCGCCCGGCGATCTCGTCCAGCGCCGACTGCAGGGTCTCGTGCTCGAACACGAAACCGCTGTCCACCAGTGCTCGCGACGCGACCCAGCGACTCTTGAGGACCAGCTCGGCCTCGGTGCGGATGATCCGCGCGCCCATCTCGAGGAGCCACTGCGGCTCCGGAAGACCACGGCGCCGCCCCAACGTCGTACGCACCCGGCGCATCAGCTCGGCGTTCATGACGACCTCGGGCGCCGCGACGTTGACCGGTCCGCTCAGCTCGGGGTGCCCGTGCAGGTGCACGATCGACCGAGCGACGTCCTCCACGTGGACCCAGCTGAAGCGCTGGGCACCGTCGCCCATCCGGCCACCGAAGCCGATGCGCGCCAGGTTGATGAAGGGGTTGATCGCTCCCCCGCCGGCGCCGAGGACGATCGTCATCCGCAGCGCCACCCGGCGCACGGACGTCGGAGCGGCGAACAGCTCGCGCTCCCAGGCGCGCGCGACCTCGACCGAGAGCCCCGAGCCGATCTCACCGTCGACCTCGTCCATCGGCCGGTCACGGGCATCCCGGTAGATCGTCCCGGTGCTGGCGTTGACCCACAACGACGGCGGGCTCGCCGCCGCGGCCACGGCGCGGCCGAGCGCCGCGGTGGTGCCGACGCGCGACCGGAAGATCTCGTCCGTGTTCTGCCTGCTGTAGCGGCAGCTCACCGACCGCCCGGCGAGGTTGAGCACGAGATCGGCGCCGTCCACGGCCCGGACCAGCGCGTCCGGGTCGTCCCAGGTCGCGGTGCTCGCCTCGCCGCGGCCGATCGTCCGCACCGCGACGCCGCGCGCCTCGAGGTGCTCACGGACGTGGGTGCCGACGTACCCCGACGCCCCAGCGATGACTGCGGTCCTGAGATCTCCCATGGCTCCTCCAGATTGAACACGTTCAACAGTGGGTGGACAGCAGCGTAACCCAGTTTTCGAACATGTTCAGTTCTTCGGCGGAACCGGTCTCAGCCCCAGGCGGTCTCCAGCTCCGCGAGCGACGACTCGAGATGGATCAGCAGGCGCTGCAGGTGCGGGACCGAGCGGCGGCAGCCGATGAGCCCGAAGTCGAGGTACCCGTCCCTGCTGGTGAGGGTGATGTTGAGCGCCTGCCCGTCCAGCACGATCGACACGGGGTACATGCCGTCGAGCCGGGCACCATTGAAGTACATCGGCTCCTTGGGCCCCGGCACGTTGGACACGATGACGTTGAACGGGGGATGCGCGTACTTGACGAATCCGGGCACGGGCCCCAGCGCGAGGGGAAGCACCTGGAGTGCCGAGAACGCCAGGATCTGGGTCGGGCTCAGGTCTCCCATGATCTTCTTGGCCTGCCGCGACGAGTAGGCGATCTCCTCCAGCCGACTGGCGCCGTGCTCGCGGTCGGTCGCGAGGTTGACGACGATCGCCCCCGTCGCGTTGCCGGGCGCGGTGTCCTCCTCCCCCGCCGAGCTCGCTCGCAGCGACAGGGACACCGGCACCATCGCCGTCATCGGATCGTCCGGCAGCGCGTGCTGCTCCAGCAGGTACTGGCGCAGGGCGCCCGACACCATCGCGAGCACGACGTCGTTCATCGTCGTCGCCGACGACTTGGCGACCCGCTGGATCCGCTCGATCTCCCACGACTGCGCCGCGAACCGACGGGCACCCCCGACCGGACCGTTCAGCATCGTCTTGGGCGCACGGGGCAGGGTGACGTCGCCGTCCCGCAGGACCTGGGTGCCGATGCGCAGCGACGCCGGGACCAGGCCCGCGATGTCGCCGAGCGCCGCGGCCCCGCCACGCAGCAGCGCCATCGGGTCCAGGCCCTGCTTGGACCCGCCGGCACCCCGGGGCGTGACCGCCCACGGGGGCACGCAGTCGCGGGCGTCGGGATCCTCGCTCAGGGACTTCTGCATGAGCCGGAGTGCCGAGACGCCGTCCAGCATCGAGTGGTGGACCTTGGTGTAGACCGCGATCCGTCCGTCCGCGAGACCCTCCACGACGTGCGCCTCCCACATCGGCCGGTGCCGATCGAGCAGCGTGCCGTGCCATCGGGACGTCAGCTGCAGGAGCTCACGGATGCGGCCCGGTCCCGGTACCGCCGAGTGGCGGACGTGGTAGTCGAAGTCGATCGTGTCGTCGGTCGCCCACCACGTGTTGCCCAGCGTCCCGACCGGCTCGGCCGGTCGCCGGCGGAACAGCGGCGACGCCTGGCCGGGCTCGCGGAACGACGCGACGGTCTCGCGGATGTGGTCAGGACCGGCGTCCTCGGGTGGGACGAACAGCTGCAGCCCGCCGACATGCATCGGCTGGTCCCGCGACTCCGCCAACAGGAACATCGAGTCGGTGGGGGGCATGAACGACATTCGGTCTTCCTTCGGCGAGGGGCACGTACCGGGAGTACGCTAACGCCACCTGTGGCGCACGTCACTGCGTGTGACATATTCATCAGCGGTCGTCGAGCACTCGACGCCGGAGGGAGGACCACGATGGCGCACCTCGCGCTCGCCGCCGAGCCGCAGTTCGTCCGTGGCTCGAGCCTGCAGTCGAAGGTCCTGGGCTTCGGGCTGCGCCACACCGTCCGTCCCCTGCTCGGCATCTGGGCCCACCTCCCGTTCGACGTCTTCCCACCCAACGTGATCGAGCACGCGGCGCGGCTCCTGCCCGTCCATGCGGGCACGATGTGGCGCGCGGTCGATCTCGAGCTGTCGACGAGCGAGTGGCTGCAGGCCAAGGGCGTCGAGGACATCACCGGGGGCAACGAGCGCGCGATCCTGTACTTCCACGGCGGGGCGTTCCTGACCTGCGGCCTGAACACCCACCGCCGGCTGGTCTCCCGCATCTCGTACGCGGCGAAGCAGCCCGTCCTCAACGTCGGCTACCGGCAGATGCCCCACGAGCCCATCACCGAGTCCATCGCCGACGGCGCCGACGGGTTCCGCTGGTTGCTGGCACAGGGCTACGAGCCGGAGAACATCACGATCGCCGGCGACTCGGCCGGCGGCTACCTCGCGTTCAGCGTGGCCCGCGCCGTGATCGACCGGGGGCTCGGGCGTCCTGCCGGCGTCGTCGCACTCTCCCCGCTGCTCGACTTCGATCCCGCGGGGAAGCTGGCCCACCGCAACGCACACCGCTGCCAGACGTTCCCCATGCACGCGGTCGCCAAGCTGACCGACGTGTCCCTGCGGATGGACACCCGTCGCGGGGTCGCCGGCCGGCGCACCGACCCGGTCAACATGCCACTCGCGGACCTCCCCCCGATCCTGATCCACGTGGGGTCCCGCGAGGTGCTGATGGCCGACGCCGAGCTCATGGCCAACCGTCTGGTGTCGGCCGGCGTGCCGTGCGACCTGCAGGTCTGGGAGAAGCAGGTGCACGTGTTCCAGGCCGCCGCCTCGTGGGTGCCCGAGGCCCGCCTCGCCATCGAGGAGATCGGGACGTTCGTGCGTGGGCTCGCCGAGCGCGAGGTCGGCGAGACCGCCCCCACGATGGCCACCACACCAGCACCGAGGTCCGCCCGCGTCGCCCACGCGTGAACCGTGTGATGTGCTGACCCCGTGACTGCCGCGAACCTCGTCGCCGACCTGGCCAAGAAGTCGGGCCTCGTCTGGATCGCGTACGACGGCGGCACCCACGCCGTGTGGCACGAGTGGGTCGACGACGCGGTGTGCGTGGTCTCCGGCGGGGACGAGCAACGGCTGCCGGGGATCGCCGAGCGGTCCACCGTGCGACTGCTGCTGCGCAGCAAGACCACGCGAGCGCTCGCCGCCGAGGCCGAGGCCCGCGTCGAGGTCGTGCCGCCGGGGTCCGAACGCTGGGACGAGGTGACGACCGCCCTCAAGCGCGGACGCCTCAACCTGTCCGACAGCGCACACGCGATCGAGCGCTGGGCCCGCGACTCGGTGGTCGTCCGCCTCGTGCCGACCGACCGGGTGGACGTCGCGTCCACGCTTGACGACTCGCTCCGAACGACTTCACCGCCGTTGTCGGGGTAACGTGCAGACGAAACCCTGGGAGGCAGCATGAGCAAGGCCAAGGACATCGACGAGGACCAGCTGGAGGTCCACGCCCCGAAGCGCGCCGCCGCAGGCGTCACCGGCGTGAGGGTGGCGATGCAACGTTCCTTGTCGCTGATGGGACCGACGCGGACCGCGCGGACCCTGCTCAAGCTCAACCAGACCGACGGCTTCGACTGCGTCAGCTGCGCGTGGCCCGACCCGGACCCGGAGAACCGCCACGCCGCCGAGTTCTGCGAGAACGGCGCCAAGGCCGTCGCTGACGAAGCCACGACCGACCGCGTCACCCCGGCCTTCTTCGCCCGGCACAGCATCGAGGAGATGGCTGCGCACGACGACTACTGGCTGAACATGCAGGGACGCATCACCCACCCGATGGTCAAGCGCCCCGGCGGCACGCACTACGAGCCGATCGACTGGGACGACGCCTACGCCCTGATCGGTGAGCACCTGCGCACGCGCGAGTCCCCCGACCAGGCCACCTTCTACACCAGCGGCCGGGCCTCCAACGAGGCCGCGTTCATGTACCAGCTGTTCACCCGGGCCTACGGCACCAACAACCTCCCCGACTGCTCCAACATGTGCCACGAGTCGAGCGGCACGGCGCTGACCGAGGCGATCGGCATCGGCAAGGGCAGCGTCAGCCTGCGCGACATCTACGACGCCAAGTGCATCGTCATCGCCGGCCAGAACCCCGGGACCAACCACCCGCGCATGCTGTCCGCGCTGGAGATCGCCAAGCGTCGCGGCGCCAAGATCATCTCGGTCAACCCGCTGCGCGAGGCCGGCCTGGTCAACTTCCGCAACCCGCAGGTGCCGCGCGGCGTCGTGGGCAAGGGCACCGAGATCGCCGACCTGCACCTGCCGATCCGCCTCAATGGCGACCTGGCCCTCTTCCAGGGCATCGGTCGGCTGCTGGTCGAGTGGGACGCCCTCGACCACGAGTTCATCGACAAGCACGTCGACGGGTTCGACTCCTGGCGCGAGCACGTGCTGGCCGCGGACTGGGACGAGATCGAGGGGGCGTCGGGCCTGACCCGCGACCAGATCGCCGAGGCCGCGGAGATCATCCGCGAGTCCGACGCCACGATCTACTGCTGGGC
Above is a genomic segment from Aeromicrobium chenweiae containing:
- a CDS encoding general stress protein; its protein translation is MAEIFSLEYPQSLGIYDKYADAQKAVDYLSDEDFPVENVLIVGTELRQVERVTGRLTWGRVLSAGAASGAWLGLLIGLVLSLFAEGSSAVATILGGIAFGIVFGLISGGLGYAATRGQRDFSSVQKVVATKYEILVEHKHLSAGQALLAKMPGNTANPFA
- a CDS encoding histidine phosphatase family protein, producing MSSPADLEDQLWLVRHGETEWSRSGQHTSTTDLPLTPVGEAGARTLAPVLAEFDFAQVLTSPRQRARRTAELAGFPDAEPDEDLAEWAYGDYEGLTTPEIQESVPGWSVWSHPSPNGESAAEVAERLDRVVARARAAHGKTLVFAHGHSLRALAARWLEVDVAEGRHFALDTSTISVLGVDRGTPVVRRWNVQP
- a CDS encoding PHP domain-containing protein encodes the protein MRIDLHTHSNRSDGTDSPAELVANAKAAGLDVVALTDHDATTGWDDAVEAGESIGLHVVRGIEVSTWFHGESVHLLGYEFDPTDVPLLAELDRVLGGREQRLPQMLARLAEHGIDITMADVAAQSVDAAASGRPHIADAMVAKGYIAHRDEAFRGWLNSGGKAHVERYAAPLIEAVRLLKAAGGKAVVAHPWSRGSDKVLTADAFETLAEAGLDGIEVDHNDHDEEARRGLRRIAADLDLVTTGSSDYHGTGKSEAFHLGAHTTDPEEYGKLLG
- a CDS encoding DMT family transporter — translated: MNALLAVVAILGVSASGPLMAGAAAPALAIAFWRNALGTLAVAPFAVPVRHELAGLGRDGWRTVGFAGLMLAAHFATWCSSLKMTSVAAATAMVSMQVVFVVIIDRLRGDVAKPAVVVGIGVAVVGVLVITGVDFSLSARALIGDLLALLGGLTAALYLMAGSRVRETISTSAYTFACYGICAVALAVGALVAQVEMIDFSGRTWLAIIGVTICAQLLGHSVLNHLLAVMSPGLISLLLLLEVPGAAVLAGIFLDQTPPLGVYAGLGLILVGLVVVVTRRTPPEVVLAE
- a CDS encoding TIGR01777 family oxidoreductase produces the protein MGDLRTAVIAGASGYVGTHVREHLEARGVAVRTIGRGEASTATWDDPDALVRAVDGADLVLNLAGRSVSCRYSRQNTDEIFRSRVGTTAALGRAVAAAASPPSLWVNASTGTIYRDARDRPMDEVDGEIGSGLSVEVARAWERELFAAPTSVRRVALRMTIVLGAGGGAINPFINLARIGFGGRMGDGAQRFSWVHVEDVARSIVHLHGHPELSGPVNVAAPEVVMNAELMRRVRTTLGRRRGLPEPQWLLEMGARIIRTEAELVLKSRWVASRALVDSGFVFEHETLQSALDEIAGRTPRGLLPVALG
- a CDS encoding acyl-CoA dehydrogenase family protein; this encodes MGRLVSTEGLTEDQQEILKLVRQFVEKEIIPVATDLEHKDEYPTDIVEGLKELGIFGLMIPEEFGGLGESLLTYALVVEEIARGWMSVSGVINTHFIVAYLLMQHGTDEQKAKYLPKMATGEVRGAFSMSEPSLGSDVSAISTKATKLDDGGYEITGQKMWLTNGGSSTLVAVLVKTDEGEDSVYKNMTTFLIEKEAGFGETAQGITIPGKIDKMGYKGIDTTEMILEKHKSSADQILGGVPGKGFYQMMDGVEVGRVNVGARAVGIANRAFELGIAYAQQRETFGKPIAQHQAILFRLAEMGTKVETAHAMVVKAARLKDAGKRNDVEAGMAKMIASEYCNEVVQDSFRIHGGYGYSKEYEIERLYREAAFMLIGEGTSDIQKMIIGRALLKDYKL
- a CDS encoding WS/DGAT/MGAT family O-acyltransferase, with the translated sequence MSFMPPTDSMFLLAESRDQPMHVGGLQLFVPPEDAGPDHIRETVASFREPGQASPLFRRRPAEPVGTLGNTWWATDDTIDFDYHVRHSAVPGPGRIRELLQLTSRWHGTLLDRHRPMWEAHVVEGLADGRIAVYTKVHHSMLDGVSALRLMQKSLSEDPDARDCVPPWAVTPRGAGGSKQGLDPMALLRGGAAALGDIAGLVPASLRIGTQVLRDGDVTLPRAPKTMLNGPVGGARRFAAQSWEIERIQRVAKSSATTMNDVVLAMVSGALRQYLLEQHALPDDPMTAMVPVSLSLRASSAGEEDTAPGNATGAIVVNLATDREHGASRLEEIAYSSRQAKKIMGDLSPTQILAFSALQVLPLALGPVPGFVKYAHPPFNVIVSNVPGPKEPMYFNGARLDGMYPVSIVLDGQALNITLTSRDGYLDFGLIGCRRSVPHLQRLLIHLESSLAELETAWG
- a CDS encoding MaoC family dehydratase, which produces MTTKTNAGNFFEDFKVGQVLEHATPRTVTEGDRAMYGALYPTRFAVASSAEFAASVGLSPAPVEELIAFHIAFGKTVPDVSLNAVANLGYAECRFHRPVVPGDTLRTSSEVIGLKENSNGRTGVVYVRSTATNQRGEVALDWARWVMVHKRDAAAPAPETVVPELAPAVDPADLVIPEGLDFSAYDFAAAGETHRFDDYEVGETIDHVDGVTLTDPEHMLATRLWQNTAKVHFSTEARPDGTRLVYGGHIISMARALSFNGLANAQLIAAINAGAHTAPALAGDTVYAWSEVLDKADTSAPGVGALRLRLVATKGRDSTMTLRGEDGKYAPGVLLDLDYWALVPR
- a CDS encoding alpha/beta hydrolase; protein product: MAHLALAAEPQFVRGSSLQSKVLGFGLRHTVRPLLGIWAHLPFDVFPPNVIEHAARLLPVHAGTMWRAVDLELSTSEWLQAKGVEDITGGNERAILYFHGGAFLTCGLNTHRRLVSRISYAAKQPVLNVGYRQMPHEPITESIADGADGFRWLLAQGYEPENITIAGDSAGGYLAFSVARAVIDRGLGRPAGVVALSPLLDFDPAGKLAHRNAHRCQTFPMHAVAKLTDVSLRMDTRRGVAGRRTDPVNMPLADLPPILIHVGSREVLMADAELMANRLVSAGVPCDLQVWEKQVHVFQAAASWVPEARLAIEEIGTFVRGLAEREVGETAPTMATTPAPRSARVAHA